One Herpetosiphonaceae bacterium genomic window carries:
- a CDS encoding CapA family protein, with product MAQWVRIALTGDVMLGRLVDQHVIQQPRLPPAYVWGDLLPLLAEADLCLINLECVISTRGRRWRPATKPFHFRAHPRAIDVLHAADIDGVTVANNHVLDYGPEALLDCLDLLDQARIRHAGAGHSLAEALAPAYFATALGRIAVLALTDDMRAWGATPDQPGLNYAAYDSSGLIEPYRSRIQRVLDDARRHADRVIISAHVGPNWGPPSPAMQAMAHDLIERGADLYWGHSNHTPLGIEAYHGKPILYATGDFIDDYAIDPAERNDLSFLFVVELTPHGVQRIVLHPVKIDRLRVQRVAGAEAHWLMERMRERSAALGSHIALHEDYAELRLV from the coding sequence ATGGCGCAATGGGTACGTATCGCGCTGACCGGCGACGTGATGCTTGGACGACTCGTGGATCAGCACGTCATTCAGCAGCCGCGCCTGCCGCCCGCCTACGTGTGGGGCGATCTTCTGCCGCTGCTGGCCGAGGCCGATCTGTGCCTGATCAACCTGGAGTGCGTGATCAGCACGCGCGGTAGGCGCTGGCGGCCTGCCACAAAGCCGTTTCATTTTCGAGCGCATCCGCGCGCGATCGACGTGCTGCACGCCGCCGACATCGATGGAGTGACGGTGGCGAATAACCATGTGTTGGACTACGGCCCAGAGGCGCTGCTCGATTGTCTTGATCTGCTCGATCAGGCTCGCATTCGTCATGCCGGAGCCGGGCACAGCCTCGCTGAGGCGCTCGCTCCCGCGTATTTTGCTACCGCGCTTGGCAGAATCGCCGTGCTTGCGCTGACCGACGATATGCGCGCCTGGGGTGCAACGCCCGATCAGCCCGGCCTTAACTACGCCGCGTACGATTCGTCGGGGTTGATCGAGCCGTACCGCTCACGTATCCAGCGCGTCCTCGACGACGCGCGCCGCCACGCCGACCGGGTGATCATCAGCGCGCATGTTGGGCCGAACTGGGGGCCGCCGTCGCCCGCGATGCAGGCCATGGCGCACGATCTGATCGAGCGCGGCGCTGATCTCTACTGGGGTCACTCCAACCACACCCCGTTGGGCATAGAAGCCTATCATGGCAAGCCGATCCTGTATGCTACAGGCGACTTCATCGACGACTACGCGATCGATCCGGCTGAGCGCAACGACCTATCGTTTCTGTTTGTGGTCGAACTCACGCCGCACGGTGTGCAGCGGATCGTGCTGCATCCCGTCAAGATCGATCGCCTGCGGGTGCAGCGCGTGGCTGGCGCTGAGGCACATTGGCTGATGGAGCGAATGCGTGAGCGGTCGGCGGCACTTGGGAGTCATATCGCGCTGCACGAAGACTACGCCGAGCTGCGGCTGGTGTAA
- a CDS encoding MFS transporter, which produces MTHGFRALRARNYRLFWFGQSISLTGTWMQTMAQAWLVLQMTHSPFALGLVTTLQFLPIMLFSLVGGVLIDQVPKHRMVLTTQLLALIQAVIFGTLVGTGLIQLWHVYILAAIQGTINAFDNPARQAFVPELAGREHLVNAIALNSMLFNSARMIGPAIGGVVIAKFGIATALYLNAASFVAVIAGLLVMDPTRFFRSAQRRSTTPLKRQVVEGLHYVWRTPAVLQIMLIVAAIGTFGYNFSVVLPLLAGFVLHTDAPGFGNLSAFLGLGSLLAALTTAYTRQVTARRLLLGSSAFSLLLALVALSTNFALSAALLVALGFAGITFATTANTLLQLAVPDELRGRVMSLYILLFAGSTPIGGFLIGSLSDIIGVSGTLLLCAALCFAGVIGADLYRRRVAWPRSTA; this is translated from the coding sequence GTGACCCACGGCTTTCGAGCGCTGCGCGCGCGCAACTATCGGCTGTTTTGGTTTGGGCAGAGCATCTCGCTCACAGGCACCTGGATGCAGACGATGGCCCAGGCATGGCTGGTGCTCCAGATGACCCACTCTCCGTTCGCGCTGGGTCTTGTCACGACGCTCCAGTTCTTGCCGATCATGCTCTTCTCGCTGGTCGGCGGCGTGCTGATCGATCAGGTCCCGAAACATCGTATGGTGCTCACAACACAACTGCTGGCGCTGATCCAGGCGGTGATCTTCGGCACGCTGGTGGGAACCGGCCTGATCCAGCTCTGGCACGTGTATATCCTGGCCGCGATCCAGGGAACGATCAACGCCTTCGATAATCCGGCGCGGCAGGCGTTTGTGCCGGAGCTGGCGGGACGCGAGCATCTGGTCAACGCAATCGCGCTCAACTCGATGCTCTTCAACAGCGCCCGGATGATCGGTCCCGCCATCGGGGGCGTCGTGATCGCAAAGTTTGGGATCGCGACCGCGCTCTACCTGAACGCCGCCAGCTTCGTCGCGGTCATCGCCGGGCTGCTGGTGATGGACCCGACGCGCTTCTTCAGGTCAGCGCAGCGCCGGTCGACAACACCGCTGAAGCGGCAGGTGGTCGAAGGGCTGCACTATGTCTGGCGCACGCCAGCGGTCTTGCAGATCATGCTGATCGTCGCCGCGATCGGCACCTTTGGCTATAACTTCAGCGTCGTGCTGCCGCTGCTGGCCGGATTCGTCCTCCACACCGACGCGCCCGGCTTCGGCAATCTCTCGGCGTTCTTGGGCCTCGGCTCGCTGCTCGCGGCGCTCACAACGGCGTACACCAGGCAGGTGACGGCGCGGCGGCTCCTGCTGGGATCATCTGCCTTCAGCCTGCTGCTGGCGCTCGTCGCCCTATCAACCAATTTTGCGCTATCGGCGGCGCTGCTGGTCGCGCTGGGCTTTGCGGGCATCACCTTCGCGACCACGGCCAACACGCTGCTCCAGCTTGCCGTGCCCGATGAGCTGCGCGGTCGGGTGATGAGCCTGTATATCTTGCTCTTTGCGGGCAGCACGCCGATCGGCGGCTTTCTGATCGGCTCGCTGTCCGATATTATCGGCGTGTCGGGGACGCTGCTGCTGTGTGCCGCACTGTGTTTTGCGGGTGTGATCGGAGCCGACCTGTATCGTCGGCGCGTGGCGTGGCCTCGATCTACCGCATAG
- a CDS encoding SIMPL domain-containing protein (The SIMPL domain is named for its presence in mouse protein SIMPL (signalling molecule that associates with mouse pelle-like kinase). Bacterial member BP26, from Brucella, was shown to assemble into a channel-like structure, while YggE from E. coli has been associated with resistance to oxidative stress.): MLNRFPMLVAVVAIAALALAAGAIGAVLIRPQAIQAAQTSAAIRQLTVVGTGEVKATPDTAIVQFGVQTDATTAKQALADNNAKMQAVIAKLKELGIEDKDIQTSNLSIWPRYSERGPEGGVTGYQASNSVAVTIRNVAQAGDLLEQVIDAGANYMAGMSFTIAEPATLEAAARDKAIADARARAEAMAQASGAQLDQMLTISEIVSGVSPMVYEAKATATGAGAPIQPGEQSIVRQVQVTYTLK; the protein is encoded by the coding sequence ATGCTGAATCGATTTCCGATGCTTGTTGCCGTCGTCGCCATTGCTGCCCTCGCGCTGGCAGCGGGCGCGATCGGCGCGGTCTTGATCCGGCCCCAGGCGATTCAAGCAGCGCAGACGAGCGCGGCGATCCGCCAGCTCACCGTGGTGGGCACAGGCGAGGTCAAGGCCACGCCCGACACCGCGATCGTGCAGTTCGGCGTGCAAACCGACGCGACCACGGCCAAGCAGGCGCTCGCCGATAACAATGCAAAGATGCAGGCTGTGATCGCCAAGCTGAAGGAGCTGGGTATTGAAGACAAGGACATCCAGACCAGCAACCTGAGCATCTGGCCGCGCTACAGCGAGCGTGGTCCTGAGGGCGGCGTGACGGGCTACCAGGCCAGCAATAGCGTCGCGGTGACGATCCGCAACGTGGCGCAGGCGGGCGATCTGCTTGAGCAGGTAATCGACGCGGGCGCGAACTATATGGCCGGCATGAGCTTCACGATCGCCGAGCCTGCGACGCTAGAGGCGGCGGCCCGTGACAAGGCGATTGCGGACGCGCGCGCCCGCGCCGAGGCGATGGCGCAGGCCAGCGGCGCGCAGCTTGACCAAATGCTGACGATCAGCGAGATCGTCAGTGGCGTATCGCCGATGGTGTACGAGGCCAAAGCCACGGCGACGGGAGCTGGCGCGCCGATCCAGCCGGGCGAACAGTCGATCGTGCGGCAGGTGCAGGTAACGTACACGTTGAAGTAG
- a CDS encoding ferredoxin: MPYVICEPCIGVKDTSCVKVCPVDCIYEGDDQYYISPDECIDCGACEPECPVSAIFAEDAVPEQWQSYIAKNAAFFG; encoded by the coding sequence ATGCCCTACGTGATTTGTGAGCCGTGCATCGGCGTCAAGGATACGTCGTGCGTCAAGGTCTGCCCCGTCGATTGCATCTACGAGGGTGACGATCAGTACTACATCAGCCCTGACGAGTGCATCGATTGCGGCGCGTGCGAGCCCGAATGTCCTGTTTCGGCGATCTTTGCCGAGGATGCCGTTCCCGAACAGTGGCAGAGCTATATCGCCAAGAACGCCGCTTTCTTCGGCTGA
- a CDS encoding ABC transporter permease, with product MRTVLLIALRELRVMLRRPSFFFATLLMPLVLGAIFWSTALLERQDTPSAAPTAISPAGWVDLAGVIHTVPPELQPLLIPYEREADAVAAMRAGTINSYMLIAPDYRQSGRVLHTSRQLSIMGPDAPQVAAFEALLRVNLTDNPLLVLRLQQPPDLRVTLVDQPQHHDQRAASAAMASMLAWVLAFAILNGAGWLVQAVAEEKENRTIEIVLTSVQPWQIMAGKVAGLGALSLLQLGFWLGLGFGLSRSQRFDLGAVVPGAWIWMILFFVLGFLLFGAMMAALGAVGATARESGQISGFMLLPVLVPLWFSTPITENPGGTLALTLSLIPITAPVTIMLRLGLGGISLWQLLLSVGLLALAVAGMLWLAARLFRSTTLLTGTKLTPRALWRVLRES from the coding sequence ATGCGTACCGTACTGCTGATTGCGCTCCGTGAGCTGCGTGTGATGCTGCGTCGCCCGTCGTTTTTCTTTGCGACCCTGCTGATGCCGCTGGTGCTTGGCGCGATCTTCTGGAGCACGGCGCTGCTTGAGCGGCAGGACACGCCGAGCGCTGCACCAACGGCGATCAGCCCGGCGGGCTGGGTCGATCTCGCTGGTGTGATCCACACGGTTCCGCCCGAACTCCAGCCTTTGCTGATTCCCTACGAGCGCGAGGCCGACGCGGTAGCCGCGATGCGCGCCGGGACGATCAACAGCTACATGCTGATCGCGCCGGACTACCGCCAGTCTGGTCGGGTTCTGCATACCAGCCGCCAGCTCTCGATCATGGGTCCTGACGCGCCGCAGGTAGCCGCGTTCGAGGCGCTGCTGCGCGTCAATCTGACTGACAATCCGCTGCTGGTGCTGCGCCTGCAACAGCCGCCCGATCTGCGCGTGACGCTCGTGGATCAGCCGCAGCATCACGATCAGCGGGCGGCAAGCGCCGCCATGGCCTCTATGCTGGCCTGGGTGCTGGCCTTTGCGATCCTCAACGGCGCGGGCTGGCTGGTCCAGGCGGTAGCGGAAGAAAAGGAGAATCGCACGATCGAGATTGTGCTAACGTCGGTGCAGCCGTGGCAGATCATGGCCGGCAAGGTAGCGGGACTCGGCGCGCTCAGCCTGCTTCAGCTTGGCTTCTGGCTCGGGCTGGGCTTCGGCCTGAGCCGTAGCCAACGCTTCGACCTGGGCGCGGTCGTGCCGGGGGCCTGGATCTGGATGATCCTCTTCTTTGTGCTGGGCTTCCTGCTGTTTGGCGCGATGATGGCCGCGCTTGGCGCGGTGGGCGCTACTGCGCGGGAAAGCGGCCAGATCAGCGGATTTATGCTGCTGCCGGTGCTCGTGCCGCTGTGGTTCAGCACGCCGATCACCGAGAATCCGGGCGGCACCCTGGCGCTCACCCTGAGCCTGATCCCGATCACTGCGCCCGTCACGATCATGTTGCGGCTGGGCCTGGGCGGCATTTCGCTGTGGCAACTGCTGCTGAGCGTCGGCCTGCTGGCGCTGGCGGTTGCCGGAATGCTCTGGCTGGCGGCGCGGCTGTTCCGCAGTACAACCTTGCTCACCGGCACCAAGCTGACGCCGCGCGCGCTGTGGCGTGTCCTGCGCGAATCCTGA
- a CDS encoding ribose-phosphate diphosphokinase, whose amino-acid sequence MEGRAIKPAILAGTAHPALAAAIAQALDLPLSACRIERFPDGEVAIELREPVRRKDMFIVQPTAPPVNEHLVELLALVDACRRAAAGRITAIVPYFGYARSDKRAGHREPITASMVAVLLQAVGVDQVVTVDLHAAQIEGFFHIPVDSLTAVPVLAAALHDYLPPGTAIVSPDAGRVRMASEYAHRLDAPVVVLHKQRISGTETHITHVVGDVRDRPCLIIDDMISTGGTIVEAVTALRSAGARPPIIVAATHGLLLPGAQEKLVAAGIDALYVTDSIPIAIQSWPQLHVVSIAPLLAQAIQRLIGDGSLSELWR is encoded by the coding sequence ATGGAAGGACGAGCCATCAAACCGGCGATTCTTGCCGGAACCGCCCATCCGGCGCTGGCTGCGGCCATCGCGCAAGCGCTCGATCTGCCGCTGAGCGCCTGCCGAATCGAACGTTTTCCCGATGGCGAGGTGGCGATCGAGCTGCGCGAGCCGGTGCGTCGCAAGGACATGTTTATCGTCCAGCCGACCGCGCCGCCGGTGAACGAGCATCTGGTCGAGCTGCTGGCGCTGGTCGATGCCTGCCGCAGGGCGGCTGCGGGCAGGATCACCGCGATCGTGCCGTATTTCGGCTATGCCCGGTCCGATAAGCGTGCCGGTCATCGCGAGCCGATCACCGCCAGCATGGTCGCGGTGCTGCTCCAGGCGGTCGGCGTCGATCAGGTCGTGACGGTCGATCTTCACGCGGCGCAGATCGAGGGCTTTTTTCATATCCCGGTCGACAGCCTGACGGCGGTACCGGTTCTGGCGGCGGCGCTGCACGATTATCTGCCGCCCGGCACGGCGATCGTCTCGCCCGATGCGGGGCGCGTACGCATGGCGAGCGAGTACGCGCATCGCCTTGATGCGCCCGTGGTGGTGCTGCACAAGCAGCGCATCAGCGGCACCGAAACGCATATCACGCATGTCGTCGGCGATGTGCGCGATCGGCCCTGCCTGATCATCGACGATATGATCTCGACGGGCGGCACGATCGTCGAGGCAGTCACGGCGCTCCGCAGCGCTGGCGCGCGCCCTCCGATCATCGTTGCCGCGACGCATGGCCTGCTGCTGCCGGGCGCGCAGGAGAAGCTCGTCGCCGCTGGCATCGACGCGCTGTACGTCACCGATAGCATCCCGATCGCCATTCAGTCGTGGCCGCAGCTTCATGTCGTATCGATCGCACCGCTGCTCGCGCAGGCAATCCAGCGCTTGATCGGCGACGGCTCGCTCAGCGAGCTGTGGAGGTAG
- a CDS encoding ABC transporter permease yields MRTIGVILRYEYARHVRRRAFLLTTLGLPLLIVGFITAIELVTRSQNEQRLGLVDRSGLVGTVNLADLNLRDAIPLAQFADEAAARRALDAHAIDAYMLVPPAYLATGQAQVVSWRSLSDDAADELRAVLRHGLIGQAPPEQRARLDQPADWVVRTLDGQRTYGMDDRFLLFLLPYSFALLFTITAFTTSGHLLQALTEEKEDRVMELLATSATPEQMMTGKILGVSAVSLTQIGIWVGLGLAALVVLGVPAWIAGARIPWLIVGLALLYYLLGYLLIAACYIMVGAAAPTTQEAQLLAAPISLLAAAPFVLLVTILEHPNGPLATIFSLIPFSAPIAMLLRLPLADVPAWQLVISVLLLALATMGAMMLSARVLRRGMLRYGQRLRLRELWAAPHGG; encoded by the coding sequence ATGCGGACGATCGGCGTGATCCTGCGCTACGAGTACGCGCGCCACGTCCGGCGCCGGGCATTCCTGCTGACCACGCTCGGCCTGCCGCTGCTGATCGTCGGCTTTATCACGGCGATCGAGCTGGTGACACGGAGCCAGAACGAGCAGCGCCTGGGCCTGGTCGATCGCAGCGGGCTGGTCGGTACGGTCAACCTTGCCGATCTTAATCTGCGTGATGCGATCCCGCTCGCGCAGTTTGCCGACGAAGCCGCGGCCCGACGGGCGCTGGATGCTCATGCGATCGACGCCTACATGCTCGTGCCGCCAGCCTACCTTGCGACCGGCCAGGCGCAGGTCGTCAGTTGGCGGTCGCTGAGCGACGACGCGGCGGACGAGCTGCGGGCGGTGCTGCGGCATGGATTGATCGGGCAGGCGCCGCCGGAGCAGCGCGCGCGCCTGGATCAACCGGCGGACTGGGTGGTGCGGACGCTGGATGGGCAGCGCACGTATGGTATGGACGATAGGTTTCTGCTGTTCCTGCTGCCCTATAGCTTTGCGCTGCTGTTTACCATCACCGCGTTTACTACCAGCGGGCATCTGTTGCAGGCGCTGACCGAAGAAAAAGAAGATCGGGTCATGGAGCTGCTGGCGACATCGGCCACGCCGGAGCAGATGATGACCGGCAAAATCCTGGGCGTGAGCGCGGTGAGCCTGACACAGATTGGGATCTGGGTCGGCCTGGGCCTTGCCGCGCTCGTCGTGCTGGGCGTGCCCGCATGGATCGCAGGCGCGCGCATCCCCTGGCTGATCGTCGGTCTGGCCCTGCTCTACTACCTGCTCGGCTACCTGCTGATCGCGGCCTGCTACATCATGGTGGGTGCCGCCGCGCCTACCACGCAGGAGGCGCAGCTGCTCGCAGCGCCGATCAGCTTGCTGGCGGCGGCTCCGTTCGTGCTGCTGGTGACAATTCTGGAGCATCCCAACGGCCCGCTCGCGACGATCTTCAGCCTGATCCCCTTTAGCGCGCCGATCGCGATGCTGCTGCGCCTGCCGCTGGCCGATGTTCCGGCCTGGCAGCTTGTCATCAGCGTCCTGCTGCTGGCGCTCGCCACGATGGGCGCGATGATGCTCTCGGCGCGCGTGCTGCGTCGCGGCATGCTGCGCTACGGGCAGCGCTTGCGGCTGCGCGAGCTATGGGCAGCGCCGCACGGCGGATAG
- a CDS encoding MarR family transcriptional regulator translates to MSWTIEEATQELLGVLPLLSRIVAAEVRREAGEETTMPQFRVLSYLASAPLTLSVLAKKRRVTLQSMSELVQMLVERGWIARLPDPHDRRQHLLCLTDEGRRHYEHAQEYTLRRLAPLMQALSPTEMDAVRVALPALRRVLTQEEGQACSGG, encoded by the coding sequence ATGTCCTGGACCATTGAAGAAGCGACCCAGGAGCTGCTAGGCGTGCTGCCGCTGCTCAGCCGGATCGTGGCGGCGGAAGTTCGGCGGGAGGCGGGCGAAGAAACAACCATGCCGCAGTTCCGCGTGCTCAGCTACCTTGCCTCTGCGCCCTTGACGCTGAGTGTGCTCGCCAAAAAGCGCCGTGTGACGCTCCAATCGATGAGCGAGCTGGTACAGATGCTGGTCGAGCGCGGCTGGATCGCGCGGCTGCCCGATCCCCACGATCGTCGTCAGCATCTCTTGTGTCTGACGGATGAGGGTCGGCGGCACTATGAGCACGCGCAGGAGTACACGCTGCGCCGACTCGCGCCGCTGATGCAGGCGTTGAGCCCCACGGAGATGGATGCAGTGCGGGTGGCGCTGCCAGCCCTGCGGCGAGTCCTGACGCAGGAGGAAGGTCAGGCGTGCAGTGGCGGCTAA
- a CDS encoding cation-translocating P-type ATPase gives MTDSGNHQTITLPVAGMDCTSCAAQIEAAIGKLHGVAEARVLFAAERATVTFDPDRVTVGQIRAAIGQAGYSVRDETVAAPPDAGRRDLGQIIGWGLLGMVAVVVVVAALGEQLGLFDRALDRLPWWIPALAIGAGGWPVLRGVAQAALNRQVTSHTLMTAGVIAAIAVGQWTTAALIVFFMRFADWLEDLTTGRSRQALRRLIGLQPQVARVLRDGHEVELPVADVAIGEVVLVRPGGRIPVDGVVLDGSAPVDQAPITGESIPVDKQPGDTVFAATVAQAGFLKVRTTRRASDTAFAQIVRLVEEAESRKAPVQRFADRFSAYYLPTVLVVALATYVITGQILNAVAVLVVACACAIALATPVVVLASVGSAAQRGLLIKGGIVLEQLARVDTIVVDKTGTLTRGQPQVTDVIALDGVAEQEMLRAAAALEARSEHPLAQAIVRATADRGIVWPEPAAFAPLPGRGVSGTVDGRAWTIGNRRLLVEQHIVLSDDHEARARALEAAGKTVFFVAQERRVSGLMGVADIIRPEALAALAALKRSGVRRMLLLTGDNERVAAAIAAELGLEYRANLLPEDKIAAVQALQAQGAIVMMVGDGVNDAPALAQADVGVAMGAIGTDVAIEAADVVLMRDDWRLVPEALRVGRRARRTIRQNLGFTALYNIVGVTLAAIGVLPPVFAAAAQSLPDVAIMLNSARLMRAAKAPVTTEGRG, from the coding sequence ATGACAGACTCAGGCAACCATCAGACGATCACTCTGCCGGTCGCAGGCATGGACTGTACGAGCTGCGCGGCGCAGATCGAGGCGGCGATTGGCAAGCTCCACGGCGTCGCCGAGGCGCGCGTCCTGTTTGCGGCGGAGCGCGCGACCGTAACCTTCGATCCCGATCGCGTGACCGTCGGGCAGATCAGGGCGGCGATCGGTCAGGCCGGGTACAGCGTGCGCGACGAAACGGTAGCCGCGCCGCCCGATGCTGGCAGGCGCGATCTTGGACAGATCATCGGCTGGGGTCTGCTCGGCATGGTCGCCGTTGTGGTCGTCGTCGCGGCGCTTGGCGAGCAGCTTGGCCTTTTCGATCGGGCGCTGGATCGGCTGCCGTGGTGGATTCCGGCGCTGGCTATCGGCGCTGGCGGATGGCCGGTCTTGCGCGGCGTGGCTCAGGCGGCGCTCAACCGCCAGGTGACGAGCCACACGCTGATGACGGCGGGCGTGATCGCCGCCATCGCCGTGGGGCAGTGGACCACCGCAGCGCTGATCGTATTCTTCATGCGCTTCGCCGACTGGCTCGAAGATCTGACCACCGGACGCAGCCGCCAGGCGCTCCGGCGGCTGATCGGGCTACAGCCGCAGGTCGCGCGGGTGCTGCGCGATGGACACGAGGTGGAGCTGCCCGTCGCCGACGTGGCGATTGGCGAGGTGGTGCTGGTGCGGCCCGGCGGGCGCATTCCAGTGGATGGCGTGGTGCTCGACGGGTCCGCGCCTGTCGATCAAGCGCCGATCACAGGCGAGAGCATCCCGGTAGATAAACAGCCGGGCGATACCGTCTTCGCCGCGACGGTCGCGCAGGCCGGTTTCTTGAAAGTGCGCACCACCAGGCGCGCCAGCGATACGGCCTTTGCGCAGATCGTCCGGCTGGTCGAGGAGGCCGAGTCGCGCAAGGCTCCGGTGCAGCGCTTCGCCGATCGCTTTTCGGCGTACTACCTGCCGACCGTGCTGGTCGTCGCGCTCGCCACGTACGTCATCACCGGCCAGATCTTGAACGCCGTCGCGGTGCTGGTGGTAGCCTGCGCGTGCGCGATTGCGCTGGCAACGCCCGTAGTCGTGCTGGCGAGCGTCGGCAGCGCCGCGCAGCGCGGCCTGCTGATCAAGGGCGGGATCGTGCTTGAGCAACTGGCGCGCGTCGATACGATCGTCGTGGACAAGACCGGCACGCTGACACGCGGACAGCCGCAGGTGACGGATGTGATCGCGCTGGATGGCGTCGCCGAGCAGGAGATGTTGCGGGCGGCAGCCGCGCTTGAGGCGCGCAGCGAGCATCCGCTGGCGCAGGCGATCGTGCGGGCGACGGCAGACCGAGGAATTGTCTGGCCCGAACCGGCAGCCTTCGCGCCGCTGCCGGGGCGCGGTGTTAGCGGCACGGTCGATGGGCGAGCCTGGACAATCGGCAATCGTCGCCTGCTGGTGGAGCAGCACATCGTGCTGAGCGACGATCACGAGGCGCGGGCGCGGGCGCTTGAGGCCGCCGGAAAGACGGTCTTTTTTGTCGCTCAGGAGCGGCGCGTAAGCGGGCTGATGGGCGTCGCCGACATCATTCGACCGGAGGCGCTGGCGGCGCTGGCAGCGCTCAAGCGCAGCGGCGTGCGACGCATGCTGCTGCTGACGGGCGATAACGAGCGCGTCGCGGCGGCAATCGCCGCTGAGCTGGGGCTGGAGTATCGCGCCAATCTGCTGCCGGAAGATAAGATCGCCGCCGTGCAGGCGCTTCAGGCTCAGGGCGCGATCGTAATGATGGTTGGCGACGGCGTGAACGATGCACCCGCGCTGGCGCAGGCCGATGTCGGCGTGGCGATGGGCGCGATCGGCACGGATGTCGCGATCGAGGCGGCGGATGTCGTGCTGATGCGCGACGACTGGCGACTGGTGCCGGAGGCGCTCCGTGTCGGGCGTCGCGCGCGGCGCACCATCCGGCAAAACCTGGGCTTTACCGCGCTCTACAACATCGTCGGCGTGACCCTCGCGGCGATCGGCGTGCTGCCGCCGGTCTTTGCCGCCGCCGCCCAGAGCCTTCCCGATGTCGCGATCATGCTCAACTCGGCCCGCCTGATGCGCGCGGCTAAAGCGCCGGTCACGACCGAAGGGCGCGGGTAA
- a CDS encoding ATP-binding cassette domain-containing protein gives MAAVVTIHHVSKHFATTRAVDDVTFEVRGGEIFGLLGPNGAGKTTMIRLILDIFKPDQGTIGVFGAPLSDASKRRIGYLPEERGLYKNVSVLDCLVYLAMLKGLSRKEARGRALRYLEQVSLADVAPKKVKELSKGMQQKVQLGVALLHEPDLIIVDEPFYGLDPLNTRLVKDLLRAARDRGAAIIMSTHQMDRVEELCERLCMIDRGRVVLYDALDTIRRTWAPHAVVVQGTGDFADLPGVERVAQVDGAVELWLDEQTTTQAVLRALASRRDLLIERFEIATPSLDDIFIAVVEGQQRVVRHAAPKPELQEV, from the coding sequence ATGGCAGCCGTTGTCACGATTCACCATGTGTCCAAACACTTCGCCACGACTCGCGCCGTCGATGATGTGACGTTCGAGGTGCGCGGCGGCGAGATCTTTGGCCTGCTCGGCCCCAACGGCGCGGGCAAGACCACCATGATCCGCCTGATTCTGGATATTTTCAAGCCGGACCAGGGCACGATCGGTGTGTTTGGCGCGCCGCTGAGCGACGCGAGCAAGCGGCGGATCGGCTACTTGCCCGAAGAGCGCGGCCTCTACAAAAACGTCAGCGTCCTCGACTGTCTGGTCTATCTGGCGATGCTCAAAGGCTTGAGCCGTAAAGAGGCGCGCGGACGGGCCTTGCGCTATCTGGAGCAGGTGAGCCTGGCCGATGTTGCTCCCAAAAAGGTCAAGGAGCTGTCCAAGGGCATGCAGCAGAAAGTGCAGCTTGGCGTCGCGCTGCTGCACGAGCCCGATCTGATCATCGTCGACGAGCCGTTCTATGGCCTCGACCCGCTCAACACGCGGCTGGTCAAGGATCTCCTGCGCGCGGCACGTGATCGCGGCGCGGCGATTATCATGTCGACGCACCAGATGGATCGGGTGGAAGAGCTGTGCGAGCGCCTGTGCATGATCGATCGCGGGCGTGTGGTGCTCTACGATGCCCTGGATACGATCCGCCGCACGTGGGCACCGCACGCAGTTGTGGTGCAGGGCACGGGCGACTTCGCCGATCTGCCGGGCGTGGAGCGTGTCGCGCAGGTGGATGGCGCGGTGGAGCTGTGGCTGGACGAGCAGACGACGACGCAGGCGGTGCTGCGCGCGCTGGCAAGTCGGCGCGACCTGCTGATCGAGCGCTTCGAGATCGCCACGCCCTCGCTCGACGACATCTTTATCGCGGTGGTCGAAGGCCAGCAGCGCGTGGTCCGACATGCCGCGCCGAAGCCGGAGCTTCAGGAGGTGTAG